In one Winogradskyella sp. MH6 genomic region, the following are encoded:
- a CDS encoding PadR family transcriptional regulator — translation MYSKELTKGTLQPIILTIINNKGRMYGYEITQEVKKMTAGKIDISEGALYPILHKLEAKKVLETEKVYIGKRIRKYYKVTKEGKKTVESVTIEINDFINTLSLIFNTKPI, via the coding sequence ATGTATAGCAAAGAATTAACAAAAGGAACATTACAACCTATCATTTTAACCATAATAAATAATAAAGGTAGAATGTATGGTTATGAGATTACGCAGGAGGTAAAAAAGATGACTGCAGGAAAGATAGATATTTCTGAAGGCGCACTATATCCTATTTTACATAAGCTTGAAGCTAAAAAGGTATTAGAAACCGAAAAAGTATATATAGGTAAGCGCATAAGGAAGTATTACAAGGTAACCAAAGAAGGAAAAAAAACTGTAGAAAGTGTTACTATTGAAATTAATGACTTTATTAATACCCTAAGCTTAATTTTTAACACTAAACCTATATAA